In a single window of the Arthrobacter zhangbolii genome:
- the scpB gene encoding SMC-Scp complex subunit ScpB → MTAEQHDSAARTVPGDAPDGAALPGGVKPAVEAVLMVVDEPVAPAELAAVLEVPEAEVLRALEELRREYDGYTGDGPEGAPRGFELRDVAGGWRIFSRADYAPVVSKFVLEGQSARLSQAALETLAVIAYRQPVSRARVSAIRGVNVDSVVRTLVQRGLIVDAGTEPETGSLLYRTTPYFLERLGVGSLDELPQIAPHLPGLENLAEYEDTTY, encoded by the coding sequence ATGACGGCAGAGCAGCATGATTCGGCAGCACGCACCGTTCCCGGCGACGCCCCGGACGGGGCTGCGCTGCCCGGCGGAGTGAAGCCGGCGGTGGAAGCGGTGCTGATGGTGGTGGACGAACCGGTGGCGCCTGCTGAACTGGCCGCGGTGCTCGAGGTGCCGGAGGCTGAGGTGCTCCGGGCACTGGAGGAACTGCGCCGTGAGTATGACGGCTATACTGGGGATGGACCCGAGGGCGCACCGCGTGGTTTTGAACTCCGCGATGTTGCAGGCGGATGGCGGATTTTTTCCCGCGCTGACTATGCGCCCGTTGTGTCGAAGTTTGTACTGGAAGGCCAGAGTGCACGGCTGTCGCAGGCCGCACTGGAAACATTGGCGGTTATTGCCTATCGGCAGCCCGTCTCCCGGGCCCGGGTCTCCGCGATCCGGGGAGTAAACGTCGATTCGGTGGTCCGCACGCTGGTACAGCGTGGATTGATCGTCGATGCCGGCACCGAACCGGAAACCGGTTCGCTGCTGTACCGCACTACGCCGTACTTCCTGGAACGGCTCGGTGTGGGCAGCCTCGACGAACTTCCGCAGATTGCACCGCACCTGCCCGGGCTGGAAAACCTGGCCGAATATGAAGACACTACTTATTAA